The Flavobacteriales bacterium genome contains the following window.
CGTGCCGCCCATCACTTCATCTGATTTCCGTCCTCGATATGCCTGGATGTTGAAAGAAGTGGATCACAGCTGGACATGTATGTGGTCTGCGTGGCTGACAGCATGACAACCATGGAACCTGATCTTGCTGTTGTACAATCCCCATCGCGTTGCCAGGAACGGCTCTACGAAGACCTTATTGATCCGTGGGTCCGAAACGAACCGTTCCACCAGTTCTTTCGTGCGAGCTTCGTCGAGTCTGAGATCTCTGTTCTTGGGAAGTAACCCTAGCCTGCTGTACCACCAAGAGCCTCTGGCTGCGCACTCCGCATGCGTGTCGCGTTCACCACGGAACCGATCGGCAAAGGAGCCATATCCGATCAATGTTGGCGTGGACCAGAACTCCGTGGTGCCATCGGATCTCCGATAGCGGAAGGCGATATCGACCTTGTCTCCATCGTTGTGGCTGAGGTGAGGCAGGAGAGGGAATCCATCCCAAAAAGGGAAACACGCATCAAGATAGAGGATCGTGCTTCCCGGGTAGGAGCTCAGGGTGCCACGCTCCACGTCCCGCAATACCGAATACAGTTCTGTGGAGACGTAATGCCGGTTCAAAACAACAGTCCAGATCGTCCTCGGCATCAGTCCTTTTTCGGCGCCCATGGGTAGGGGACGCCGACCGAATGCTGGTGCCAGAAGCGGAACGATCAAACCGGTTGCGAGTCCGTAGGAAATGAGGAACAGGATTATGCCTGCGGTACGCGGGTGGTTGAGCTTGTGCTTTCGATCGATCCAAGTTTGGAGCAACAGCGATGCTACGAGGACAAGTCCACCTATCTGGGTAAGGGTCGTCAGGACACAGAACCCGAACAGGCGCCAAAACCACTTCAGGGCTAAACCGAATGCCCTCACGGTCCTCACTTCATCTGGCTCCCGTCACGTGCGCACAGCACTGGAATGCCTGCATCGTTGAAGAGCAGGCGCTCCTTCTCGGCGTCGGCGATATGGTGCATATCGGGGGAGGCATCGGCGATGACGGCGATGAGACCGGCGTTGACCTTCTTGGCGTAGCCGATGATGTGCTGGGCATAGCCGATGGAGAAGGTCTCGGGCGGCAGGTTGGCTTCCACGTGCACGATGCCTTCGGCCTGGAGGCGGTAGAGCATGTCGCGCTTGTTGAGGAGGAGCTGCTCGCTGGGCTGGTCCATGGGGCGCATGGCTTGGAAGACGTGCACCTCGGCGCCGAAGGCTTTGGCGGTGGCGCACACGGCATCGAGGAGGTGCTTCACGTCCTTGTGTCCGGCCACGGGCATCACGATGCGCGACATGGGGTTGGGCGAGGACTTCTCCTGCACCACGATGCTGGGCACGTGCACCTTGCGCACCAGCTTGAGCACATCGGCGCCGAGCAGTTGCTGCTTAAGGTTGCGCAGGCCGTGGGTGCCGAGCACCATCATTTGGTGGTGGCCCTCGGCGATGGCGCCCGGGATGGCGTGGAAGATGTCGCCCTCGTGCACCAGCGCTTCGCACTCGATGCCCTTGGTGCGCACCATGGCGGCGATCTGGCCGAGGTCGGTCATGCTGCTGCCGTGTTCATCGGCATGGCGCACCACGTGCAGCAGGTCCACGTGCGCACCGGTGCGCTGCGCCATGGCGGTTGCGGTGTCGATGGCGTGGTCGCCAGCGCTGCTGAGATCGGTGGGGCAGAGGATGCGTTGCATGCGGTGCGTGGTTCGGTGCGAAAAGTAGCCGGGGGCGCGAGTACCAAGCGGGTTAAAATTCTAACCGCAACGGCGCGACGGGCGCCACGATGGGGCCGGGCTGGTAGCGGGGCCGACCCTTGATCTGGCGGGTCGTTGCGCCGTTGCGGGGTCTGTTAGATTAAGTGTGTCACGATCTTGATCACTGATGTTGTTGATGTAGTTGGGTTTTCAACGAGGGGGTCTGGGGGAGACTGATAACGTGTTGATCGGTGTTGGCCAGTTGTGGATCGAAGCGCGGTCCGAAGAGCAAGCGTAACTCGGCTGCGATCTCACGCCAGGCGAAGATGGGCTTTGCGGCCATCTTCTCCACGATGCGCTGCTGGGCCAAGAAGAGCAGTTTGAGCAGGGCCATGTCGTTCTCGAAGACGCGCTTGGTCTTGGTGTATTTGCGCAACTGGGCATGGAAGCCCTCGATGGGGTTGGTGGTGTAGATCAGCCGCCGGATACGCTCGCTGTACCGGTATTGGCTGGCCAGAAGCGGCCAGTTGATGCGCCAGGAGTTCACCGCTTGCGGATAGCGCTCGCCCCATTTGTCGCTGAACACTTCCAGTGCTTGCAGGGCACGCTCCTCGTTGGGTGCCCGGTAGATGGCCCGCATGTCCTTGACCACTTCCTTGTAGTGCTTGTAGCTCACGTACTTCAAGGTGTTGCGCACCTGATGCACAATGCACAGCTGGATGTCGCTCTGCGGGTACACCAGCGCGATGGCCTCGGAGAAGCCGCTGAGGTTGTCGATGCACGCGATCAGCATGTCCTCCACCCCGCGCTGGCGTAGGTCGTGCAGCACGCTCAGCCAGAACTTGGCGCCTTCGTGCTGGCCAACGTAGAGGCCAAGCAGGTCCTTGTGGCCATCGGGGCCCACGCCAAGGGCGGTGTAAACGGCTTTGTTCACCACGCGACCCTCTTCCTTCACCTTGAAATGGATGGCATCGAGCCATACGATGGCGTAACGCGCTTCCAAGGGGCGCTGCCGCCATGCCTGCACATCGGCGACCACCTGGTCGGTCACCGCGCTGATGGTGGCTTCGCTCACTTCGATGCCGTAGAGGTCGCGCACATGGTCGCTGATGTCGCGCTGGCTCATCCCCAGTCCATAGAGCTTGATGATCTTCAGGTCCAGCTCGGCGTTCAGAACCCGTTCCCGTTTAGGCAGCAGCAGTGGGTCGAAGGTCCCGTTCCGGTCCCGCGGGGTGGCGATGTCCACCTCCCCGTGTGCGGTCTTCACCCGCTTGCGGCCGTGCCCGTTGCGCCGGTTGGCCTTGCCGGTGTCCTCTTCCAGATGCGCGCTCAGCTCTCCCCGTAGGGTGGCTTCCATCAGCCGTTTTACCAAGGGCGTCAGCACCCCTTCGCTGCCGCTGAGCGGCTTGCCCAGAAGCAATTGCTTCATGGCCTCCTTCTCGAAGGCTTCGTAATCGAACTTGTCCGTCTTGTCTTCCATGGGTCAGGGTTTGAAGTTCGCAACTCCGGCCTGACACACTTTACTGAACAGTCTCTGCACTGGCACATCCCAACCTTGATTGCTCGCCTCGCCCATGCTGCAATCTATGCTCAACACCGGACTGCATGGGCGTTCCCCCGCGCATCCTCGCGTATCACACCTCCCCGCCCTCGCTCGTGTAGTACACTTCGTTCGTTGATCTCAGCAGGAATACCGCCGCACTTGCTCGCGTGTTGCACTGTGGGGGTTGATCGCACTCGGCTGCCGCTCGGCTTCGCAAGCAGCCGCTCGGCTCAACACTTTGCGATTGCTGGGTTTGCGCGTGCCGATTGGCTTTCGGTCGTGGGCTTGTGGCCCCGTGATCATCCCTTTTCCTCAGCAGCGCGTTGCGCATTGGCCCACAAGCCCCCTCCCCCTCGTCCAATATGATGAGCCCCCTACAGGCATCTTCGCCCAAACCACCTCGTCCATCCCTTGAACCGCTCAACGGTCTTGCCCTATGCGCACAACCATCGCCCTTGCCCTGCTCCTTTCCACAGCAACGCAGGCCCAGCACAATTGGCAGTGGGACATCTGTCCGGACTTCACGGTAACGGACATCAACGGCAACAGCCACAACCTCTACAGCTACCTGGACCAGGGCTACACGGTCTATCTCGACATCGCCGCGACATGGTGCATCACGTGCTGGGAGATCCACACCAGCGAAACCCTCGACAGCCTCTACCTGCTCTATGGTCCTGGAACGCCGGAGAACAAGGTGATGGTGCTACTGATCGAATCGGATGCGAACACGGGGTTGAACGAATTGCAGGGCATCAGCGGTGCCACCCAAGGCGATTGGATTACCGGCACGCCCTACCCCATCATCGACGATGCCTCGGTGATCTCCCTGCTGCAATGCCCCGGCTATGGGCACGTGCATGCCATCTGCCCGAACAGGCAGGTGATCGGCGGCTGGCAGTACACCACCGCCCAGATGTGGCAGGATGCACAGTACTGCGCGATGTACACGGCCACCACACAGAACGATGCCACCTTGAGCTACATCCCCGACCATGGGATCTGCGATGGTTCGGCGCCACAGATCAACATCCGCCTGCAGAACACCGGCACCAATACCCTCTCCTCCGCCGCTATTGAGACAACGGTCCACTACCACCAGGACCAAACGAACGCCACCGCCGTGGACACCTTTTTCTGGAGCGGTGCCCTTGCCACCTACGCCTATGAGGAACTCACCGTTGCCCAGGTGCCAGTGGATATCGGCCTGCACACGGCCGGCATCCGGCTCTTGGACCCCGATGACAAACCCCAGAACGATCTGATCCACCAAGGCTTGAGTTCCAGCGCCGTAGCGCCGGGCACCACTGTGAACATGGAGTTCCTTACCGACAACGACGCCGAGCAGACGTTCTGGTCGCTGCGCCGGTTCCCCGATGCGATGGTCATTGACGAAGTAGCGCTGGGTGCCTACGCCGACAACACCACCTACCAATACACCTGGCAGTTGGACAACAACACCTGCCACTACCTGCTGTTGCAGGACATGGGCGGCAATGGCCTCGCTGACCCAGCGTATGTGAAGCTCTCCGTGAACGGCACCGTCTTCGCCGATATCCAGGACTTCCTCTTCAACGCGGACCAGATCGAATTCCTGACCGATGTGCAAGCCGGTGTGGGCGAGGCCCCGCCGCCAACCACCTTGTTGCTCGCCCCGAACCCGATGGACGAGCAGACCGTGCTCGACCTGTCCGGCATGGAAGGGCGGCTGCTACTGCGCTTGATGGATGCAGCAGGACGCTTGGTGCGCAAGGAGACCTTGATGGCTGGAAGCACTGTGGTGCTGGCACGTAACGGACTTGCTGCCGGGTGTTACACCGTGCTGGTATCCGGTGGCGGGAGCGCTGGGCGCGCGCAGGTGGTGATGCGGTGAGTATCGGAGAGGTGCTGAGGAAGAGTGCAGCAACCCGTGGCACGGGACCACGGGCTTTACGCCCCCCGGAGCTGTGGCGGTGCTAGCTCACGCTTTGAAAGCTTCAGGAAAGTGTTTGCGTAGCTCTCTTAAAATCACCAAGGTTGCTGTGGCCTCAGAGCGCAAGCGGAGACTGTTCAGTAAAGTGTGTCAGGCCGGAGTTGCGAACTTCAAACCCTGACCCATGGAAGACAAGACGGACAAGTTCGATTACGAAGCCTTCGAGAAGGAGGCCATGAAGCAATTGCTTCTGGGCAAGCCGCTCAGCGGCAGCGAAGGGGTGCTGACGCCCTTGGTAAAACGGCTGATGGAAGCCACCCTACGGGGAGAGCTGAGCGCGCATCTGGAAGAGGACACCGGCAAGGCCAACCGGCGCAACGGGCACGGCCGCAAGCGGGTGAAGACCGCACACGGGGAGGTGGACATCGCCACCCCGCGGGACCGGAACGGGACCTTCGACCCACTGCTGCTGCCTAAACGGGAACGGGTTCTGAACGCCGAGCTGGACCTGAAGATCATCAAGCTCTATGGACTGGGGATGAGCCAGCGCGACATCAGCGACCATGTGCGCGACCTCTACGGCATCGAAGTGAGCGAAGCCACCATCAGCGCGGTGACCGACCAGGTGGTCGCCGATGTGCAGGCATGGCGGCAGCGCCCCTTGGAAGCGCGTTACGCCATCGTATGGCTCGATGCCATCCATTTCAAGGTGAAGGAAGAGGGTCGCGTGGTGAACAAAGCCGTTTACACCGCCCTTGGCGTGGGCCCCGATGGCCACAAGGACCTGCTTGGCCTCTACGTTGGCCAGCACGAAGGCGCCAAGTTCTGGCTGAGCGTGCTGCACGACCTACGCCAGCGCGGGGTGGAGGACATGCTGATCGCGTGCATCGACAACCTCAGCGGCTTCTCCGAGGCCATCGCGCTGGTGTACCCGCAGAGCGACATCCAGCTGTGCATTGTGCATCAGGTGCGCAACACCTTGAAGTACGTGAGCTACAAGCACTACAAGGAAGTGGTCAAGGACATGCGGGCCATCTACCGGGCACCCAACGAGGAGCGTGCCCTGCAAGCACTGGAAGTGTTCAGCGACAAATGGGGCGAGCGCTATCCGCAAGCGGTGAACTCCTGGCGCATCAACTGGCCGCTTCTGGCCAGCCAATACCGGTACAGCGAGCGTATCCGGCGGCCGATCTACACCACCAACCCCATCGAGGGCTTCCATGCCCAGTTGCGCAAATACACCAAGACCAAGCGCGTCTTCGAGAACGACATGGCCCTGCTCAAACTGCTCTTCTTGGCCCAGCAGCGCATCGTGGAGAAGATGGCCGCAAAGCCCATCTTCGCCTGGCGTGAGATCGCAGCCGAGTTACGCTTGCTCTTCGGACCGCGCTTCGATCCACAACTGGCCAACACCGATCAACACGTTATCAGTCTCCCCCAGACCCCCTCGTTGAAAACCCAACTACATCAACAACATCAGTGATCAAGATC
Protein-coding sequences here:
- a CDS encoding universal stress protein, producing MQRILCPTDLSSAGDHAIDTATAMAQRTGAHVDLLHVVRHADEHGSSMTDLGQIAAMVRTKGIECEALVHEGDIFHAIPGAIAEGHHQMMVLGTHGLRNLKQQLLGADVLKLVRKVHVPSIVVQEKSSPNPMSRIVMPVAGHKDVKHLLDAVCATAKAFGAEVHVFQAMRPMDQPSEQLLLNKRDMLYRLQAEGIVHVEANLPPETFSIGYAQHIIGYAKKVNAGLIAVIADASPDMHHIADAEKERLLFNDAGIPVLCARDGSQMK